A DNA window from Brassica napus cultivar Da-Ae chromosome A4, Da-Ae, whole genome shotgun sequence contains the following coding sequences:
- the LOC106450332 gene encoding defensin-like protein 58 — translation MNIRQTFVMLFLVVVLVTSSLSNSNVFASRVMSANPFSNSTVLASPGVEATPSQIHICYKPCTKTYGVYPCYDDCLSKNFDDGNCEYNGLCCCT, via the exons ATGAATATCAGACAAACTTTTGTGATGTTGTTTCTTGTAGTAGTATTAGTAACGTCGTCGTTGTCCAACTCCAACGTTTTCGCATCACGGG tgatgtCGGCAAATCCATTCTCCAATTCCACCGTACTGGCTTCACCGG GCGTCGAGGCAACGCCATCTCAGATTCACATTTGCTATAAACCTTGTACAAAAACTTACGGTGTTTATCCATGCTACGATGACTGCCTAAGCAAAAATTTTGATGATGGAAATTGTGAATATAATGGACTTTGTTGCTGCACATAA
- the LOC106450333 gene encoding LOW QUALITY PROTEIN: AT-hook motif nuclear-localized protein 16 (The sequence of the model RefSeq protein was modified relative to this genomic sequence to represent the inferred CDS: inserted 1 base in 1 codon), with amino-acid sequence MAGGTALNSTSVGSKSVPMRNHEATERGNNKNNNNNKNLKALPKPVQPXSSMKGEMAKRPRGRPAGSKNKPKPPIIVTQDSPNSLRAHALEISSGNDICETLSDFARRKQRGICILSANGCVTNVTLRQPASSGAIVRLHGRFEILSLLDSILPPPSPVGITGLTIYLAGPQGQVGGGGVVGGLIASGPVVLMVASFMNAVFDSLPLDDDEAASMQNQQYYHNGRSHPLDDIQRLPPQNLLTNGHSDSDIYWGPAQRAMSKP; translated from the exons ATGGCTGGAGGAACAGCTCTAAATTCAACCTCTGTAGGATCTAAGTCAGTTCCAATGAGAAACCATGAAGCAACAGAGAGAGGcaataacaaaaacaacaacaacaacaagaacttGAAAGCATTACCCAAACCGGTTCAAC CTTCATCAATGAAAGGAGAGATGGCTAAGAGGCCAAGAGGTAGACCAGCTGGCTCCAAGAACAAACCAAAACCACCGATCATTGTGACTCAAGACAGTCCAAACTCCCTCAGAGCTCATGCCCTTGAGATCAGCTCAGGTAATGACATCTGTGAGACTCTATCAGACTTTGCTAGAAGGAAACAGAGAGGAATCTGCATACTAAGTGCCAATGGTTGTGTGACCAATGTGACATTAAGGCAGCCAGCTTCATCAGGAGCTATTGTTAGATTACATGGACGTTTTGAAATCCTCTCATTGCTTGACTCAATCTTGCCTCCACCGTCACCGGTTGGTATAACCGGTTTGACCATTTACTTAGCCGGGCCCCAAGGACAGGTTGGTGGTGGTGGAGTGGTTGGTGGGCTAATAGCATCTGGTCCTGTTGTTCTCATGGTTGCATCTTTCATGAATGCTGTGTTTGATAGTCTTCCTctggatgatgatgaagctgccTCTATGCAGAACCAGCAGTACTATCATAACGGAAGATCTCATCCTTTAGATGACATTCAAAGATTGCCTCCTCAAAACCTTCTCACTAATGGACACTCTGATTCTGATATTTACTGGGGTCCTGCACAGCGTGCTATGTCCAAACCTTAA